A part of Phoenix dactylifera cultivar Barhee BC4 chromosome 2, palm_55x_up_171113_PBpolish2nd_filt_p, whole genome shotgun sequence genomic DNA contains:
- the LOC103702747 gene encoding homeobox protein knotted-1-like 3, whose amino-acid sequence MMQGDQGGLRMEMGIGGGGGGGGGGGGGGGECSSSSAAAAAAEEEQRQLLKAEMAVHPLWEQVVGAHVGCLRVATPIDHLPLVDAQLANSHHLLRSYAARHRPFLSPQDKHDLDAFLAQYLLVLCSFRDQLQQHVRLHAVEAVMACHEIEQSLQDLTGVTLEEGTGATMSDDEDELQQGCPLDMTVDHEHDMMGFGPLLPTESERSLMDRVRQELKIQLKQGFRSRIEDVREEILRKRRAGKLPGDTTSVLKQWWQQHSKWPYPTEDDKAKLVEETGLQLKQINNWFINQRKRNWHSNSQSATTLKSKRRR is encoded by the exons atgaTGCAAGGTGATCAAGGGGGGCTGAGGATGGAGATGGgaataggaggaggaggaggaggaggaggaggaggaggaggaggagggggagagtGTTCGTCTTCATCAGCGGCAGCGGCGGCCGCGGAGGAGGAGCAGCGGCAGCTGCTGAAGGCTGAGATGGCGGTGCACCCGCTGTGGGAGCAAGTGGTGGGGGCACACGTGGGGTGCCTCCGGGTGGCCACCCCTATCGACCACCTCCCACTCGTCGACGCCCAGCTCGCCAACTCCCACCACCTCCTCCGGTCCTACGCCGCCCGCCACCGCCCCTTCCTCTCCCCCCAGGACAAGCATGACCTCGACGCCTTCCTC GCGCAGTATCTTCTGGTGTTGTGTTCTTTTAGGGATCAGCTCCAGCAGCACGTCCGACTCCACGCCGTGGAGGCCGTCATGGCCTGCCACGAGATCGAGCAATCGTTACAAGATCTCACCG GAGTGACTCTTGAAGAAGGAACAGGAGCTACAATgtctgatgatgaggatgagCTTCAGCAGGGTTGCCCTTTAGATATGACAGTTGATCATGAGCATGATATGATGGGATTTGGCCCACTTCTTCCAACTGAATCTGAGCGGTCCCTAATGGACAGAGTGAGACAAGAATTGAAGATTCAATTAAAACAG GGTTTTAGATCAAGAATCGAAGATGTAAGAGAGGAGATACTAAGAAAAAGAAGGGCGGGGAAATTGCCTGGGGACACGACTTCAGTATTGAAGCAATGGTGGCAGCAACATTCTAAATGGCCATACCCAACA GAAGATGACAAAGCAAAACTTGTCGAGGAGACTGGCTTGCAGTTAAAACAAATTAACAATTGGTTCATCAACCAAAGAAAGCGTAATTGGCACAGTAACTCACAGTCAGCGACAACTTTGAAATCTAAGCGCAGAAG GTAA
- the LOC103702691 gene encoding uncharacterized protein LOC103702691 produces the protein MASQSYVDKMQLRQSYRNLWHVDLMSTMTADCPYCCLALWCGPCVSYMLRKRALYNDMSRYVCCAGYLPCSGKCGESRCPEFCLCTEVFLCFGNSVSSTRFLLQDEFNIQTTQCDNCIIGFMFCLQQIACIFSIVAMIVGSDEIKDASQTLSCLADFVYWTACACMQTQHKIEMDKRDGKFGPSPVMAVPPVQQMSRIDQPIPPPVGYPPQPVYGQTYGYPPPPQGGYPPAYFQADSYPPPAYPAGNK, from the exons ATGGCGTCGCAGTCGTACGTCGACAAGATGCAGCTCCGGCAGAGCTACCGAAATCTTTGGCACGTCGATCTCATGAGCACCATGACAGCCGACTGCCCTT ATTGTTGCTTGGCGCTCTGGTG TGGGCCATGTGTATCTTATATGCTCCGCAAACGAGCTCTTTACAATGACATGTCAAG GTATGTCTGCTGTGCTGGCTATCTACCATGTAGTGGCAAGTGTGGGGAGAGTCGATGCCCAGAGTTTTGCCTTTGCACTGAG GTTTTCCTATGCTTTGGTAACTCAGTTTCCTCGACACGCTTCTTGCTGCAAGATGAGTTCAACATACAGACGACTCAGTGCGATAACTGCATTATT GGATTCATGTTCTGCCTCCAACAAATTGCATGCATTTTCTCCATTGTTGCCATGATTGTTGGAAGTGATGAAATCAAGGATGCTTCCCAGACTTTGTCCTGCCTGGCTGACTTTGTATACTGGAC GGCCTGTGCATGCATGCAG ACACAACATAAGATCGAAATGGATAAGAGAGATGGTAAGTTTGGTCCATCACCAGTGATGGCAGTGCCTCCAGTCCAACAAATGTCACGCATTGATCAGCCTATTCCACCTCCTGTTGGATATCCACCCCAGCCAGTGTATGGGCAAACTTACGGGTATCCACCACCTCCTCAGGGTGGATATCCACCTGCCTATTTCCAAGCCGATTCTTACCCACCACCTGCTTATCCTGCTGGAAACAAGTAG